From Novosphingobium decolorationis, one genomic window encodes:
- a CDS encoding aromatic ring-hydroxylating oxygenase subunit alpha, translating to MAEADPAARFDVPHLVTNPERIPAARYYDETFYRAETERLWPHVWQMATRLELIPNVGDWIEYSNLGQSVIVVRTGEGSEGVKAYHNACRHRGVPIAEPGGQGNCKSAGFICPFHGWRWNMEGDNTFVYGKHFFSEEQLDAADLALRPCRVETAIGCAFINFDEAAPSLRESLGPVLEALEMRGFDDLKAEWWYATKLPANWKIAMEAFMEGYHVMKTHPQLQHKLPQLYNTMYGMDTGGIGLPINPGLTVRENVQAQFEHMKLLNEGMAGMVHAKEVEIASHLLDVELPEDPAQAIPMWYGIVQHQVVEQLRARGEDIPDLNTLAQTHPVQAVEFLFPHYFLLPTMSSASAYRIRPLGPEECLFELWSLTHFAPEDNHQSVTEPTLLPYDSEEFPPIPRQDYGNIPIQQQGLHAQGFDYMRLGRGVEGLISNYNRVIDGHLKGIDGERLSAATRKLQHNFDGQIEDLGF from the coding sequence ATGGCCGAGGCCGACCCTGCCGCCCGCTTCGATGTGCCCCATCTCGTCACCAATCCGGAACGTATCCCGGCGGCACGCTACTACGACGAGACCTTCTACCGCGCGGAAACCGAGCGGCTCTGGCCCCATGTCTGGCAGATGGCGACGCGTCTCGAACTGATCCCCAACGTGGGCGACTGGATCGAGTACAGCAATCTGGGCCAATCGGTGATCGTGGTGCGCACCGGCGAGGGCAGCGAGGGCGTGAAGGCCTACCACAACGCCTGTCGCCACCGCGGCGTGCCCATCGCCGAGCCGGGCGGGCAGGGCAACTGCAAGAGTGCGGGCTTCATCTGCCCCTTCCACGGCTGGCGCTGGAACATGGAGGGCGACAACACCTTCGTCTACGGCAAGCACTTCTTCTCCGAGGAGCAGCTCGACGCGGCCGACCTGGCGCTGCGTCCCTGCCGCGTGGAAACCGCGATCGGCTGCGCCTTCATCAACTTCGACGAGGCGGCTCCGTCGCTGCGCGAGAGCCTGGGTCCCGTGCTCGAAGCGCTGGAAATGCGCGGGTTCGACGATCTCAAGGCCGAGTGGTGGTATGCCACGAAGCTGCCGGCGAACTGGAAGATCGCGATGGAGGCCTTCATGGAAGGCTACCACGTGATGAAGACGCACCCGCAGCTCCAGCACAAGCTGCCCCAGCTCTACAACACGATGTACGGCATGGACACAGGGGGCATCGGCCTGCCGATCAACCCCGGCCTCACCGTGCGCGAGAACGTCCAGGCCCAGTTCGAGCACATGAAGCTCCTGAACGAGGGCATGGCGGGCATGGTCCACGCCAAGGAAGTGGAGATCGCCAGCCACCTTCTCGATGTCGAGCTGCCCGAGGACCCGGCCCAGGCCATCCCGATGTGGTACGGCATCGTCCAGCACCAGGTGGTCGAGCAGCTGCGCGCGCGCGGCGAGGACATTCCCGACCTTAACACGCTGGCCCAGACCCATCCGGTTCAGGCGGTGGAGTTCCTCTTTCCGCACTATTTCCTGCTGCCCACGATGAGCAGCGCGTCGGCCTACCGCATCCGTCCGCTCGGCCCCGAGGAGTGCCTGTTCGAGCTGTGGTCGCTCACCCATTTCGCGCCCGAGGACAACCACCAGAGCGTCACCGAGCCGACCCTGCTGCCCTACGACAGCGAGGAGTTCCCGCCGATCCCACGCCAGGACTATGGCAATATCCCGATCCAGCAGCAGGGCCTTCACGCGCAAGGCTTTGACTACATGCGGCTCGGACGCGGTGTGGAGGGGCTTATCAGCAACTACAACCGCGTGATCGACGGGCACTTGAAGGGCATCGATGGCGAGCGGCTGAGCGCGGCGACGCGCAAGCTGCAGCACAATTTCGATGGCCAGATCGAAGATCTGGGTTTCTGA
- a CDS encoding SDR family NAD(P)-dependent oxidoreductase, which translates to MARTSIITGAGSGIGLATAKALHAAGDAIVGIGRSADKLAGLAEALGTEERLATLALDITDADAPHAIVDFALERFGCIDTLVNNAGLGSPTPLHETDDATLDLFLDVMLRAPFRLCREAIAHMGEGGCVVNVTSTFAMIGGKRGGPYSAAKGGLRSLTEHMAAEYGPRGIRSNCVAPGVTMTDMVRHRFEDETFKRVNVETTPYPRLAEAEDLANVIAFLCSPGGEMINGQSIVVDGGWTRTKYLSPRALTSDWVES; encoded by the coding sequence ATGGCGCGTACCAGCATCATCACGGGGGCAGGCAGCGGCATAGGTCTTGCTACGGCCAAGGCCCTGCACGCGGCGGGCGATGCCATCGTCGGCATCGGGCGCAGCGCCGACAAGCTGGCGGGGCTCGCCGAGGCTCTGGGCACCGAGGAGCGTCTGGCCACACTGGCGCTCGACATCACCGATGCGGATGCTCCGCACGCCATCGTCGACTTCGCGCTGGAGCGCTTCGGGTGCATCGATACGCTGGTCAACAACGCGGGGCTCGGCAGCCCGACCCCGCTGCATGAGACCGACGATGCCACGCTCGATCTCTTCCTCGACGTCATGCTGCGCGCGCCCTTTCGCCTTTGCCGCGAGGCCATCGCGCACATGGGCGAGGGCGGCTGCGTGGTGAACGTCACCAGCACCTTCGCGATGATCGGCGGCAAGCGCGGCGGGCCCTATTCGGCGGCCAAGGGCGGGCTTCGCTCGCTGACCGAGCACATGGCGGCGGAGTACGGGCCGCGCGGCATTCGCAGCAATTGCGTCGCGCCCGGCGTTACCATGACCGACATGGTCCGGCACCGTTTCGAGGATGAGACGTTCAAGCGGGTGAACGTGGAGACCACGCCCTATCCCCGCCTCGCCGAAGCCGAGGATCTGGCGAACGTCATCGCGTTCCTGTGCTCACCGGGGGGCGAGATGATCAATGGCCAGTCGATCGTGGTCGATGGCGGGTGGACGCGGACCAAGTACCTCTCACCCCGCGCGCTGACCAGCGACTGGGTCGAGAGCTAG
- a CDS encoding CaiB/BaiF CoA transferase family protein, protein MNAPAPRGAQGPLKGLRVVEFLGIGPGPQAAMMLADLGAEVLRITRKGGNGWPNPVNDRGRAEIEIDIRSKAGRLQCLEALDSADVLIEGFRPGVMERLGLGPDDIAPRNPRLVYARMTGWGQEGPLARTAGHDINYIALSGALAAMGRPGEPAAIPLNLVGDFGGGSMLLVTGILAALFERTTSGKGQVVDAAILDGVTTMMSFFDGLTATGQLSLDRTDNLLGGAAPYYRTYLCRDGREMSVGALEPAFFAELIARLDLPQFADGQAPERWPAIEAALTARFAEHDQAHWIRLFEGSDACVAPVLTLAEAKAHPHLCARETYVECNGLPQAAPSPRFSRTPGAARSDAGEDGAAMIARWREA, encoded by the coding sequence GTGAACGCGCCAGCCCCGCGGGGCGCGCAAGGCCCGCTCAAGGGCCTGCGCGTCGTCGAATTCCTGGGCATCGGCCCCGGACCACAGGCGGCGATGATGCTCGCCGACCTCGGGGCCGAGGTCCTCCGGATCACCCGCAAGGGTGGCAACGGCTGGCCCAACCCGGTCAATGACCGAGGCCGCGCCGAGATCGAGATCGACATTCGCAGCAAGGCCGGACGCCTGCAGTGCCTCGAGGCGCTTGATAGCGCCGATGTCCTGATCGAGGGCTTCCGCCCCGGCGTCATGGAGCGCCTGGGCCTGGGACCCGACGATATCGCGCCGCGCAACCCCCGCCTCGTCTATGCGCGCATGACGGGCTGGGGGCAGGAGGGCCCGCTCGCCCGCACCGCCGGGCACGACATCAACTACATCGCGCTCTCGGGCGCGCTTGCGGCCATGGGGCGTCCCGGAGAGCCCGCCGCGATCCCGCTCAATCTCGTCGGCGATTTCGGGGGCGGTTCGATGCTGTTGGTCACAGGGATCCTGGCTGCGCTCTTCGAACGCACGACGTCCGGGAAGGGGCAGGTCGTCGATGCTGCGATCCTCGACGGGGTAACGACGATGATGTCCTTCTTCGACGGGCTGACTGCGACAGGCCAGCTCTCGCTCGACCGCACGGACAACCTCCTGGGAGGCGCCGCCCCCTACTACCGCACCTACCTGTGCCGCGACGGGCGTGAGATGAGCGTGGGCGCACTGGAGCCTGCCTTCTTCGCCGAACTCATCGCCCGGCTCGACCTGCCCCAATTTGCCGACGGACAGGCACCGGAACGCTGGCCCGCGATCGAAGCCGCCCTCACCGCGCGCTTCGCCGAGCATGACCAGGCTCATTGGATCCGCCTGTTCGAAGGCAGCGATGCCTGCGTGGCTCCGGTCCTGACCCTCGCGGAAGCCAAAGCGCACCCGCACCTTTGCGCCCGGGAAACCTATGTCGAATGCAATGGCCTGCCACAGGCCGCGCCCTCGCCGCGCTTCTCGCGCACGCCCGGGGCCGCGCGAAGCGATGCCGGTGAAGATGGCGCGGCGATGATTGCGCGCTGGCGGGAAGCGTGA
- a CDS encoding NAD(P)H-dependent flavin oxidoreductase produces MALKTRITQLLGIEHPIVQGGMMWVGRAELASAVSNAGGLGILTALTQPTPDDLRREIDRCRSMTDKPFGVNLTILPSVNPPPYAEYRKAIIESGVRIVETAGSGPREHVEDFKSHGITVLHKCTAVRHALSAERMGVDVISIDGFECAGHPGEDDIPGLVLIPAAADQVKIPMLASGGIGDGRGLAAALALGAEGVNMGTRFCATKEAPIHDNIKRFLVENDERATNLIFRQFRNTGRVAKNSISDEVVTIAQVPGAQFQDVQPLVSGARGRTALETGDTEAGLVWAGQVQGLIRDVPSCAQLLARMVSEAESIIASRLGAMLAEPVA; encoded by the coding sequence ATGGCTCTCAAGACACGGATTACCCAGCTTCTGGGGATCGAACACCCCATCGTCCAGGGCGGCATGATGTGGGTGGGCCGCGCCGAACTGGCGAGCGCGGTCTCGAACGCGGGTGGCCTCGGCATCCTGACCGCCCTCACCCAGCCCACGCCCGATGACCTGCGGCGCGAGATCGACCGCTGCCGCTCGATGACCGACAAGCCCTTCGGCGTGAACCTCACCATCCTGCCCTCGGTAAACCCGCCCCCTTACGCCGAATACAGGAAGGCGATCATCGAGAGCGGGGTGCGCATCGTCGAGACGGCGGGCAGCGGCCCGCGCGAGCACGTCGAGGATTTCAAGAGCCACGGCATCACCGTGCTGCACAAATGCACCGCGGTGCGCCACGCGCTCTCGGCCGAACGTATGGGCGTCGACGTCATTTCGATCGACGGCTTCGAATGCGCCGGGCATCCCGGCGAGGACGACATTCCCGGCCTTGTCCTGATCCCCGCCGCCGCCGACCAGGTGAAGATCCCCATGTTGGCGAGCGGCGGCATCGGCGATGGCCGTGGGCTTGCCGCCGCGCTCGCGCTGGGCGCCGAAGGCGTCAATATGGGCACCCGCTTCTGCGCCACGAAGGAGGCGCCGATCCACGACAACATCAAGCGCTTCCTCGTCGAAAACGACGAGCGCGCGACCAACCTCATCTTCCGCCAGTTCCGCAACACCGGACGCGTCGCAAAAAACAGCATCTCCGACGAGGTGGTGACAATCGCGCAAGTCCCCGGCGCGCAGTTTCAGGACGTCCAGCCGCTCGTCTCGGGCGCACGGGGGCGCACCGCACTCGAAACCGGCGATACCGAAGCCGGACTGGTCTGGGCCGGACAGGTACAGGGCCTGATCCGCGACGTTCCCAGCTGCGCGCAGCTTCTCGCCCGGATGGTGTCCGAGGCTGAAAGCATCATCGCCTCGCGTCTGGGGGCAATGCTGGCCGAGCCGGTCGCGTGA
- a CDS encoding acetyl-CoA C-acetyltransferase, giving the protein MSAAYIVEAVRTAGGRRKGALAGVHPADLGATVLDALVTRAGIDPATIEDVLMGCVTQGGEQAFAFGRNCVLASGLPDSVPSVTIDRQCGSSQQALQFAAQAVMSGTQDLVIAAGTESMTRVPMFSNMSVYEKMGIGTGPFAPSIQERYGVPAFSQFTGAQMVADRHGLTREAMDRFALDSHRKAAAAIQSGAFDAEIVPVATANGAFAQDEGVRFDASLEGIGALDPLTEGGTITAGNASQMTDGASGVLVASEAALKTHGLTPLARIHAFGVSAGDPVVMLEEPLPGTRKLLARTGLSLADMDLYEVNEAFASIPMAWAKALEADPAKLNVNGGAIALGHPLGASGTKLMTTLIHALKARGGRYGLQTMCEGGGMANVMIVEAM; this is encoded by the coding sequence GTGAGCGCGGCCTATATCGTCGAGGCGGTTCGCACCGCCGGGGGCCGCCGCAAGGGCGCCCTCGCCGGCGTCCATCCCGCCGACCTTGGTGCGACCGTGCTCGACGCGCTTGTCACGCGCGCGGGGATCGATCCCGCAACAATCGAGGACGTGCTCATGGGATGTGTCACGCAAGGGGGCGAACAGGCCTTTGCCTTCGGACGCAACTGCGTGTTGGCCTCGGGCCTTCCCGACAGCGTGCCCTCCGTCACGATAGACCGACAGTGCGGTTCCTCGCAGCAGGCGCTGCAGTTCGCCGCGCAGGCGGTCATGTCCGGCACGCAGGACCTCGTCATTGCGGCCGGGACCGAGAGCATGACCCGCGTGCCGATGTTCTCGAACATGTCGGTCTACGAGAAGATGGGCATCGGCACAGGTCCCTTCGCGCCCTCGATCCAGGAGCGCTACGGCGTCCCCGCCTTCAGCCAGTTCACCGGCGCGCAGATGGTCGCCGACCGCCACGGCCTCACCCGCGAGGCCATGGACCGCTTCGCACTCGACAGCCACCGCAAGGCCGCCGCTGCGATCCAGAGCGGTGCGTTCGATGCCGAGATCGTCCCTGTCGCCACCGCCAATGGCGCGTTCGCGCAGGACGAAGGCGTGCGCTTCGACGCCTCGCTGGAAGGCATCGGTGCGCTCGATCCGCTCACCGAGGGCGGCACGATCACGGCGGGCAATGCCAGCCAGATGACCGACGGCGCCTCGGGCGTGCTGGTCGCCAGCGAGGCCGCGCTCAAGACCCATGGCCTGACCCCGCTCGCGCGCATCCACGCCTTCGGCGTCAGCGCGGGCGATCCCGTGGTCATGCTCGAGGAACCGCTGCCAGGCACGCGCAAGCTCCTGGCCAGGACCGGCCTCTCGCTCGCGGACATGGACCTTTACGAAGTCAACGAGGCCTTTGCCTCGATCCCGATGGCCTGGGCAAAAGCGCTGGAGGCGGATCCGGCCAAACTCAACGTCAACGGCGGCGCCATCGCGCTCGGTCATCCGCTGGGGGCGAGCGGCACCAAGCTGATGACAACCCTTATCCACGCCCTGAAGGCACGCGGGGGCCGCTATGGCCTCCAGACCATGTGCGAGGGCGGCGGCATGGCCAACGTGATGATCGTGGAGGCGATGTAA
- a CDS encoding SDR family NAD(P)-dependent oxidoreductase, with product MKVEGLAAVVTGGASGLGGATAARLAGLGAKVTLFDLNEEMGTAHAERIGGRFAKVDVTDEAGVAQALEEAEAVNGKARILVNCAGIGPPRKVLDRDGSPIPLGDFAKIVNINLIGSFNVLSKFASRLHDAEEIEGERGVAISTASVAAFEGQIGQAAYSASKGGVVGMTLPIARELARYGIRVMTIAPGLFLTPLMESFPKEVQDSLGAQVPFPSRLGHPDEYAQLVESIVTNPMLNGETIRLDGAIRMSPK from the coding sequence ATGAAGGTGGAAGGGCTGGCGGCCGTCGTGACAGGCGGCGCATCGGGTCTGGGCGGTGCCACGGCGGCGCGCCTTGCCGGGCTGGGCGCGAAAGTGACCCTGTTCGACCTCAACGAGGAGATGGGCACGGCCCATGCCGAACGGATTGGTGGGCGCTTCGCCAAGGTGGACGTGACCGACGAGGCCGGTGTCGCACAGGCCCTCGAAGAGGCCGAGGCCGTCAACGGAAAGGCCCGCATCCTCGTCAACTGCGCCGGGATCGGCCCGCCGCGCAAGGTGCTTGACCGCGATGGGAGCCCGATCCCGCTCGGCGACTTCGCAAAGATCGTCAACATCAACCTCATCGGCAGCTTCAACGTGCTGTCCAAGTTCGCCAGCCGCCTCCACGACGCGGAAGAAATAGAGGGCGAGCGCGGCGTTGCCATCAGCACGGCAAGCGTCGCGGCCTTCGAAGGCCAGATCGGACAGGCCGCCTACTCCGCCTCGAAGGGCGGGGTCGTGGGCATGACGCTGCCCATCGCGCGCGAACTGGCGCGCTACGGCATTCGCGTGATGACCATCGCGCCGGGTCTCTTCCTTACCCCATTGATGGAGAGCTTTCCCAAGGAAGTGCAGGACTCGCTGGGCGCACAGGTGCCCTTCCCCAGCCGCCTGGGGCATCCTGACGAATACGCACAGCTGGTCGAATCCATCGTCACCAACCCGATGCTGAACGGCGAGACGATCCGCCTCGACGGCGCGATCCGGATGTCGCCTAAGTGA
- a CDS encoding acyl-CoA dehydrogenase family protein — protein MIFTETQEAIREAVRAFAQEQIRPRSAAFEAAGGYPPALFEELAGLGLMGMTAPESFGGAEADFVSYALALIEIAAADGALSTIVSIQNSLIVSSLIKDGSAEQQARFLPDLIAGRMIGAFALTETDAGSDASAIRTRARKVEGGYVLDGAKQFITSGKIAGLTIVYAVTDPDAGKRGITGFLVPTDSEGYSVDKVEHKLGQGASDTCAIRFDNLFVPEDLRLGAEGAGYGLALSNLEVGRIGIAAQCIGMAQAALEIAVDYARERTSFGKPILEHQAVGFRLADLAAKLEAARHLVLHAASLKDAGLPCLKEASMAKLVASETAEQVVSGAIQTLGGYGYLEEFGVAKIYRDVRVCQIYEGTSDIQRMVIARALQAA, from the coding sequence ATGATCTTCACCGAAACCCAAGAGGCCATCCGCGAGGCCGTGCGCGCCTTCGCGCAGGAGCAGATACGGCCCAGGAGCGCCGCATTCGAGGCCGCGGGCGGCTATCCGCCCGCCCTGTTCGAGGAACTGGCGGGCCTTGGCCTGATGGGCATGACCGCGCCCGAAAGCTTCGGCGGCGCAGAGGCCGATTTCGTCTCCTACGCGCTGGCCCTGATCGAGATTGCCGCCGCCGACGGGGCACTCTCGACCATCGTCTCGATCCAGAACAGCCTCATCGTCTCCAGCCTCATCAAGGACGGCAGCGCCGAACAGCAGGCCCGCTTCCTGCCCGATCTCATCGCAGGCCGCATGATCGGTGCCTTTGCCCTGACCGAGACCGACGCAGGCTCGGACGCCTCGGCGATCCGCACCCGCGCGCGCAAGGTGGAAGGCGGATACGTTCTTGACGGCGCCAAGCAGTTCATCACCTCAGGCAAGATCGCCGGGCTGACGATCGTCTATGCCGTCACCGATCCCGATGCAGGAAAGCGCGGCATCACGGGCTTTCTCGTCCCCACCGACAGCGAAGGCTACAGCGTCGACAAGGTCGAGCACAAGCTGGGCCAGGGCGCGTCGGACACCTGCGCGATCCGCTTCGACAACCTCTTCGTGCCCGAGGACCTGCGCCTTGGCGCAGAGGGTGCGGGCTATGGCCTGGCTCTCTCGAACCTGGAGGTCGGCCGCATCGGCATCGCCGCGCAGTGCATCGGCATGGCACAGGCCGCATTGGAGATCGCGGTCGATTACGCGCGCGAACGCACCAGCTTCGGCAAGCCCATCCTCGAACACCAGGCCGTGGGCTTCCGTCTTGCCGATCTTGCTGCGAAGCTGGAGGCCGCACGCCATCTGGTGCTCCACGCGGCCAGCCTCAAGGACGCAGGGCTCCCGTGTCTCAAGGAGGCCTCGATGGCCAAGCTCGTCGCCTCCGAAACCGCCGAGCAGGTGGTCTCGGGCGCGATCCAGACGCTGGGTGGCTACGGCTACCTGGAGGAGTTCGGCGTCGCCAAGATCTACCGCGATGTGCGGGTCTGCCAGATCTACGAAGGCACGTCCGACATCCAGCGCATGGTCATCGCACGCGCGCTTCAGGCCGCGTGA
- a CDS encoding enoyl-CoA hydratase/isomerase family protein: MTPLPSFTTLILERRERLLVLTLNRPEALNAVNLVLHDELPEALAFIASDPGSDVVLLTGAGRAFSAGGDIDHMERNAREPHLFDHEARQAKRIVEALLTLEKPLVVRMNGHAVGLGATIALMGDIIVAADGARIGDPHVGIGLVAGDGGALIWAARIGLTRAKEFLLTGELLPAAEAQRIGLINRCVPADELDAVVDDYCRKLTGGAPQALRWTKVLTNLELRRAGAALLDAGIAYEALSVRTVDHREGLAALRERRAPRFKGE; encoded by the coding sequence ATGACCCCGCTACCCTCCTTCACAACGCTGATCCTGGAGCGGCGCGAACGGCTGCTCGTGCTTACGCTCAACCGGCCCGAGGCGCTCAATGCGGTGAACCTCGTGCTCCACGACGAGCTGCCCGAGGCGCTTGCCTTCATCGCGTCCGATCCGGGCAGCGACGTCGTGCTGTTGACAGGGGCTGGCCGCGCCTTCTCGGCGGGCGGCGACATCGACCACATGGAGCGCAACGCGCGCGAACCCCACCTTTTCGACCATGAAGCCCGGCAGGCCAAACGGATCGTCGAGGCCCTGCTCACCCTCGAAAAGCCGCTGGTGGTGCGCATGAACGGCCACGCCGTGGGCCTTGGCGCGACGATTGCGCTCATGGGCGACATCATCGTCGCGGCAGACGGCGCCAGGATCGGCGACCCCCATGTCGGCATTGGCCTTGTCGCGGGCGATGGCGGCGCGCTGATCTGGGCCGCGCGCATCGGCCTCACCCGCGCCAAGGAATTCCTGCTGACAGGCGAGCTGCTCCCCGCCGCCGAAGCACAGCGCATCGGCCTCATCAACCGCTGCGTGCCCGCAGACGAACTCGATGCCGTGGTCGATGACTACTGCCGCAAGCTCACCGGCGGCGCGCCGCAGGCGCTGCGCTGGACCAAGGTGCTGACCAACCTCGAACTGCGCCGCGCAGGCGCCGCCCTGCTCGATGCCGGGATCGCCTACGAAGCACTCAGCGTGCGCACCGTCGACCACCGCGAGGGGCTCGCCGCGCTGAGGGAACGGCGGGCGCCCCGGTTCAAAGGGGAGTGA
- a CDS encoding CoA transferase: protein MSEHGRQGPLAGIKVIDLTAMVMGPYATQIMADMGAQVIKIEPPEGDGTRFISVGPEPGMGGVFAHVNRGKRSHVMDLSQDAARAQLLEMIAEADVFIHSMRGRAIARLGLDYAAVSRVNPGIVYTNCYGYGRKGRYRDQAAYDDTIQAECGLTSVQELLNGEPGFVGSIMADKIAGMTALYATVMALFHRERTGEGQEVEVPMFETMSAFMLVEHANGALFDPPLGPAHYPRAVARDRRPYRTRDGHVAALIYNDKHWRLFTQAVKPEWVTDDMATLAQRATQIDHIYGLLAETFLTRTTQEWLDLLLELGIPAAPLRTTDDLLQDPHLVESGFFQTVPSRWGDMRYPGIPVDFSRTPGRIAGPPPALGEADEEPCDAMTREAQVRS from the coding sequence GTGTCCGAACACGGCAGGCAAGGCCCCCTGGCCGGCATCAAGGTCATCGACCTTACCGCCATGGTCATGGGGCCCTACGCGACGCAGATCATGGCCGACATGGGCGCGCAAGTGATCAAGATCGAGCCCCCTGAGGGCGATGGCACGCGCTTCATCTCGGTCGGCCCGGAACCGGGCATGGGCGGCGTCTTCGCGCATGTGAACCGGGGCAAGCGCAGCCACGTGATGGACCTGTCGCAGGATGCCGCCCGCGCCCAGCTGCTCGAGATGATCGCCGAAGCCGACGTCTTCATCCACTCGATGCGGGGGCGGGCGATTGCCCGCCTCGGGCTCGACTACGCGGCGGTGTCCAGGGTCAATCCGGGCATCGTCTATACCAACTGCTATGGCTACGGGCGCAAGGGCCGCTACCGCGACCAGGCCGCCTACGACGACACCATCCAGGCCGAGTGCGGTCTGACTTCGGTGCAGGAACTGCTGAATGGCGAACCAGGCTTCGTCGGCTCGATCATGGCCGACAAGATCGCCGGGATGACCGCGCTCTACGCCACCGTCATGGCGCTCTTCCACCGCGAACGCACCGGCGAGGGGCAGGAGGTCGAGGTCCCTATGTTCGAGACGATGAGCGCCTTCATGCTGGTCGAGCACGCCAACGGCGCGCTGTTCGATCCCCCGCTCGGCCCCGCGCACTACCCGCGCGCGGTCGCCCGCGACCGCCGTCCCTACCGCACGCGCGACGGCCACGTCGCCGCGCTCATCTACAACGACAAGCACTGGCGCCTGTTCACGCAGGCCGTGAAGCCCGAATGGGTGACAGACGACATGGCGACGCTGGCCCAGCGCGCCACGCAGATCGACCATATCTATGGGCTTCTGGCCGAGACGTTCCTCACCCGCACCACGCAGGAGTGGCTCGACCTGTTGCTCGAACTGGGCATTCCCGCCGCGCCGCTGCGCACGACAGATGACCTCCTCCAAGACCCCCACCTTGTCGAGAGCGGCTTCTTCCAGACCGTCCCCTCGCGCTGGGGAGACATGCGCTATCCGGGCATCCCGGTCGACTTCTCGCGCACGCCCGGACGCATCGCCGGGCCGCCTCCGGCGCTGGGCGAAGCGGACGAGGAGCCATGCGACGCGATGACCCGTGAGGCGCAGGTCCGGTCATGA
- a CDS encoding acyl-CoA dehydrogenase family protein yields the protein MDFTFSADQQEIRDTILKRCAAYDDDYWLERDRAGTFPEEFYRTMADEGGLGIAMPEEYGGAGLGITEAAIMMQAIAESGAGMTGASSIHINIFGLQPMILFGTKEQCARHIPRIISGEDKACFGVTEPNAGLNTTRITTRAQKVDGGYRVSGEKIWISTAQVANKILLLARTTPLEEVTSKTGGLSLFYTDLDRSRIDVRLIHKMGRHAVDSNMLFIEDLFIPDEDLIGAEGEGFRIILHGLNPERALLAAEAIGLGRAAIRHASDYARERVVFDRPIGQNQAIQHPLAKCWAQLEAANLMTMKAASLFDAGAECGVEANTAKYLAGEFAFEACHTAMLTLGGMGYAQEYHVERYLREVLIPRTAPVSPHMILNFLAEKVLEQPRSY from the coding sequence ATGGATTTCACGTTCTCGGCGGACCAGCAGGAAATCCGGGACACGATCCTGAAACGCTGCGCCGCCTATGATGACGACTACTGGCTGGAGCGCGACCGCGCGGGCACCTTTCCCGAGGAGTTCTATCGCACCATGGCCGACGAGGGGGGGCTCGGCATCGCCATGCCCGAGGAATACGGCGGCGCGGGGCTGGGCATTACCGAGGCCGCGATCATGATGCAGGCCATCGCGGAATCGGGGGCAGGCATGACCGGTGCCTCCTCGATCCATATCAACATCTTCGGGCTTCAGCCGATGATCCTGTTCGGCACGAAGGAGCAGTGTGCGCGCCACATCCCGCGCATCATCTCGGGCGAGGACAAGGCGTGCTTCGGCGTGACCGAGCCCAACGCCGGGCTCAACACCACGCGCATCACTACCCGTGCGCAGAAGGTCGACGGCGGCTACCGCGTCTCGGGCGAGAAGATCTGGATTTCCACCGCGCAGGTCGCGAACAAGATCCTGCTGCTCGCGCGCACCACTCCGCTGGAGGAGGTGACCAGCAAGACCGGCGGCCTCTCGCTGTTCTACACCGACCTCGACCGCTCCAGGATCGACGTGCGCCTGATTCACAAGATGGGGCGCCACGCGGTCGATTCGAACATGCTCTTCATCGAGGACCTGTTCATTCCCGACGAGGACCTCATCGGTGCCGAGGGCGAGGGCTTTCGCATCATCCTGCACGGCCTCAATCCCGAACGCGCGCTGCTCGCGGCCGAGGCCATCGGACTGGGCCGCGCCGCGATCCGCCACGCCAGCGACTATGCGCGCGAACGGGTCGTGTTCGACCGCCCGATCGGCCAGAATCAGGCGATCCAGCATCCGCTGGCCAAGTGCTGGGCCCAGCTCGAAGCGGCGAACCTGATGACGATGAAGGCGGCGAGCCTGTTCGATGCCGGCGCGGAGTGCGGGGTGGAGGCCAACACGGCCAAGTACCTTGCCGGGGAGTTCGCCTTCGAGGCCTGCCATACCGCGATGCTGACGCTGGGCGGCATGGGCTATGCGCAGGAATACCATGTCGAGCGCTACCTGCGCGAAGTGCTGATCCCGCGCACCGCGCCGGTCAGCCCGCACATGATCCTCAACTTTCTTGCCGAAAAGGTTCTGGAACAACCGCGTTCCTACTAA